A genomic segment from Phycisphaerales bacterium AB-hyl4 encodes:
- a CDS encoding universal stress protein, whose translation MFQSLIVPLDGSTFGEHALPWATTLARRANAQLELVHVYEPLAPGDIQAPELTELNAQARQRAEAYLDDVVKRVASISSIKVQSSLLEGQVAERVLDRARAANTDLIVLTTHGRGPLSRLWLGSAADEMIRLTTIPLLVVRPEEDAPDLGNEPNMNKMLIPLDGSGFAEQILAPAVTMGKLMHSDCTLLRVVEPASSDHADSWFELSEQIDAELVEHGKSYLRTIATQLEQQTLSVKTRVATDWYPAKVILEHAQLQRISMISMATRGQSGLVRAFLGSVSDKVVRGASVPVLLHRPSSA comes from the coding sequence CCTTCGGTGAACATGCACTGCCTTGGGCAACAACCCTTGCACGCCGAGCCAACGCTCAGCTTGAACTGGTACACGTTTATGAACCGTTAGCGCCTGGAGATATTCAAGCGCCAGAACTGACCGAATTAAATGCCCAGGCACGACAACGAGCCGAAGCGTACCTTGATGATGTCGTTAAGCGGGTAGCCTCAATCTCCTCAATCAAGGTCCAGTCCTCACTACTGGAAGGTCAGGTGGCCGAACGTGTACTTGATCGAGCGAGAGCGGCGAATACCGACCTGATTGTACTGACCACCCATGGGCGAGGACCGTTGAGTCGGCTATGGCTCGGCAGTGCTGCAGACGAAATGATTCGACTTACCACCATCCCCTTGTTGGTCGTGCGCCCGGAAGAGGATGCTCCCGACCTGGGGAACGAGCCGAACATGAACAAAATGCTGATCCCATTGGACGGATCTGGATTTGCTGAACAGATCCTTGCGCCTGCGGTAACAATGGGAAAACTGATGCATTCCGACTGTACCTTGCTGCGTGTAGTGGAACCGGCGTCATCCGACCATGCTGATTCATGGTTCGAGTTGTCCGAGCAGATTGACGCTGAACTGGTGGAACACGGTAAGTCCTACCTCCGCACCATTGCAACGCAACTGGAGCAACAGACGCTGAGCGTGAAAACGAGGGTGGCGACCGACTGGTATCCGGCAAAGGTGATTCTCGAACATGCTCAACTGCAGCGGATAAGCATGATCAGCATGGCAACTCGCGGGCAAAGTGGTCTCGTGCGTGCCTTCCTCGGTAGTGTGTCAGATAAGGTCGTGCGTGGGGCGTCCGTACCAGTCTTGCTGCATCGCCCCTCGTCCGCATGA
- a CDS encoding TIR domain-containing protein translates to MTSKVDNMTQTIDKTTYRLLTQVKSDFDRLRWQARPIRAQLIHRATNAEAEGVVGIPAIQGDMIAMQGAGHREAFQRLDKNGNAIFRDDPILDVKGNPITNSAGEAFDVVMPAFRKVSFTGVNKDYGLLAGLAERAGRIVTRLGKLPFPCFEQGWQFSQPSDLWWSLIFEIAWSGRHPLLVADKRIWLPDENPHSFVPYDLQQLKFLAQPGPGPTIAVPDSWLNRLPDAWVSEIEDTVAASFDVADFLLTKLTPEDPEEAVGDDTMTTELYTNMQAFTPIRRRFAVALSFPGGHRKIVQEIADALRPVFGEQRIFYDYYHQAELSRPNLDLQLQEIYSKESDLVVVFVCGEYKEKEWTGLEWRAIRELMKSNARTDDDIMFVRLDNQDIPGLLSIDGYMDLAKQTPREVADGILKRWAAKR, encoded by the coding sequence ATGACCTCAAAAGTAGATAACATGACTCAAACAATTGACAAAACAACGTATCGCCTGCTTACACAGGTAAAGTCCGATTTTGACCGCCTACGTTGGCAAGCTCGACCTATTAGGGCGCAACTGATTCATAGAGCGACAAACGCTGAAGCTGAAGGGGTCGTCGGAATACCAGCGATACAAGGCGACATGATTGCAATGCAAGGAGCCGGGCACCGGGAAGCATTTCAGCGACTGGACAAAAACGGTAATGCGATATTCCGGGACGATCCGATACTGGATGTCAAAGGAAATCCGATTACAAATTCAGCTGGGGAAGCATTTGACGTTGTTATGCCCGCATTTCGCAAGGTCTCATTCACGGGTGTAAACAAGGATTATGGACTATTAGCTGGGCTCGCCGAACGAGCGGGGCGTATAGTCACTCGGCTTGGGAAGCTGCCATTTCCGTGCTTTGAACAGGGTTGGCAGTTTAGTCAGCCAAGCGACTTGTGGTGGTCGTTGATCTTTGAAATAGCTTGGTCTGGACGGCATCCTTTGCTAGTGGCGGATAAACGGATCTGGCTGCCTGACGAAAATCCTCATAGTTTCGTTCCGTACGACCTTCAGCAACTCAAGTTCCTCGCCCAGCCTGGCCCAGGCCCTACGATCGCGGTGCCGGATAGCTGGCTCAATCGCCTCCCTGATGCATGGGTGAGTGAAATCGAAGATACGGTTGCAGCGTCCTTTGACGTGGCAGACTTTCTGCTGACCAAGTTGACACCTGAAGATCCTGAGGAAGCAGTTGGCGACGACACAATGACTACTGAGCTCTATACTAACATGCAGGCGTTTACTCCCATTCGCCGACGATTCGCCGTCGCACTATCGTTTCCCGGTGGGCATCGCAAAATTGTGCAGGAAATAGCCGACGCCTTACGGCCTGTTTTCGGTGAGCAGCGGATCTTTTACGACTATTATCATCAGGCGGAACTCTCACGACCCAATCTGGATCTCCAGTTGCAGGAGATCTATTCCAAGGAATCTGACCTTGTCGTCGTGTTCGTTTGTGGCGAGTACAAGGAAAAGGAGTGGACTGGCCTTGAGTGGCGTGCTATTCGTGAGTTAATGAAAAGCAATGCTAGGACTGACGATGATATCATGTTCGTTCGACTCGACAATCAAGATATTCCAGGACTGTTGAGCATTGATGGCTACATGGATTTGGCGAAACAGACCCCCCGTGAAGTGGCAGATGGAATACTAAAACGCTGGGCTGCAAAACGATAA
- a CDS encoding class I SAM-dependent DNA methyltransferase yields the protein MSTTAPSGPMTPQRFISIWSKAELSERAASQEHFINLCQMLGQPTPASHDATGAEYTFEKGVSVTDGASKGAKGAYGFADVWWKGKFAWEYKRKGKHKDLHDAYKQLSQYREALDNPPLLIVSDITRIEIHTNFTGTAKQVHAIKLVDLDQPENLDKLRRVFTNPYSFRPDRTPEAITEQVADQFAKLAVALRDRGHEPHATAHFLMKCMFCLFAEDVGLLPNRLFSRMLQQWHDSPEGLTDRLTELFDKMADGGAYGFERIPWFNGGLFRRDEPAFDLTTDEIDVLSRAAKQDWSQVEPSIFGTLFERSLDPTKRAQIGAHYTSREDILLVVEPVVMAPLRRRWQQVQDEVNQQLERRRKAKTAETRRKANDEISDLLRGFVLELASVNILDPACGSGNFLYVAIQQLLGLEKEVLTHAARPDIGLGGLLPHVRPTQLHGLEVNPYAAELAQVVIWIGYLQWMEGNGFNAPRDPILEPITSIENRDAILAWADENGEPLAVWRKGARCTGRADWPASHCIIGNPPFLGSKLFRQHGLPDDYIAAMYDQYDIPKTSDLCCYWFEQARHLLEWAKKRYGEGAYGKGPYGGVHPNLKIGLLATQGIRGGANRKVLERIKQTGDIFMAWADRDWILDGAYVHVSIVGFNAEPADHPVLNGEPVDSINSDLTAGLQLREAKPLPENKRVAFMADTKGGSFEAEWAKFRPLLATPNPHGKSNAQVMRPWVNGRDIMQRPRGQWIIDFGVHMKHDEAAEFEAPFEYLLQHVYPIRKDNRRPVYAKYWWRHVEPRPAMLQQMQGLDRVLVTVITSKHRVFTWLDVATLPDHKLIVFTRSDDYLMGVLHSAVHEAWTRGTGGQVREVTSGFSYTPTSCFETFPLPWPPGHEPADHPAWQRISEAAKALHEQRERWLNPPEWIKPIADQVDAEDDFADVAAASGEDARRLIRESAIQARAAKDPRLKKRTLTNLYNERPTWLKLAHEQLDRAVLAAYAATDPDGGWCEDWAEVWKDAGAGQPLPEGHELMGRRAEVDQQVLGNLLRLNQKHT from the coding sequence ATGAGCACGACTGCCCCTTCCGGGCCCATGACACCGCAGCGCTTCATCAGCATCTGGTCGAAGGCGGAGCTCTCCGAACGCGCCGCCAGCCAGGAACATTTCATCAACCTGTGCCAGATGCTCGGCCAGCCCACGCCGGCCAGCCACGACGCCACGGGGGCCGAGTACACGTTCGAGAAAGGCGTCTCCGTTACCGACGGGGCCTCGAAGGGGGCCAAGGGGGCGTATGGCTTCGCCGACGTGTGGTGGAAGGGCAAGTTCGCCTGGGAGTACAAGCGCAAGGGAAAGCACAAGGACCTCCATGACGCGTACAAGCAGCTGAGCCAGTACCGCGAGGCGTTGGACAATCCGCCGCTGCTGATCGTCAGCGACATCACCCGAATCGAGATCCACACCAACTTCACCGGCACCGCGAAACAGGTGCACGCGATCAAGTTGGTTGACCTTGATCAGCCGGAGAACCTCGACAAGCTCCGCCGCGTCTTCACCAACCCCTACAGCTTCCGCCCCGACCGCACGCCCGAGGCCATTACCGAGCAGGTGGCCGACCAGTTCGCCAAGCTGGCTGTGGCCCTGCGGGATCGCGGCCACGAGCCACACGCCACCGCCCACTTCCTGATGAAGTGCATGTTCTGCCTCTTCGCCGAGGACGTGGGGCTCCTGCCGAACCGGCTGTTCTCCCGCATGCTCCAGCAGTGGCACGACAGCCCCGAGGGGTTGACCGATCGCCTAACCGAACTGTTCGACAAGATGGCCGATGGCGGCGCGTACGGCTTCGAACGCATCCCCTGGTTCAACGGCGGGCTCTTCCGACGGGACGAGCCCGCGTTCGACCTGACGACCGACGAGATCGACGTGCTCAGCCGGGCCGCAAAGCAGGACTGGTCGCAGGTCGAGCCCTCCATCTTCGGCACCTTGTTCGAACGCTCGCTCGACCCTACTAAACGGGCGCAGATCGGAGCCCACTACACCAGCCGTGAGGACATTCTGCTTGTCGTCGAGCCGGTGGTGATGGCCCCGCTCCGCCGGCGGTGGCAGCAGGTGCAGGATGAGGTGAATCAGCAGCTAGAACGGCGTCGCAAGGCGAAGACAGCCGAGACGCGTCGCAAGGCCAATGACGAAATCAGTGATCTTCTGCGAGGGTTCGTGCTCGAACTCGCATCGGTGAACATCCTCGACCCCGCGTGCGGCTCTGGCAACTTCCTTTACGTCGCCATCCAGCAACTGCTGGGTCTGGAGAAGGAGGTGCTTACCCATGCAGCCAGGCCTGACATCGGCCTGGGCGGCCTGCTGCCTCATGTGCGGCCAACGCAACTGCACGGCTTGGAGGTCAACCCATACGCCGCCGAGTTGGCCCAGGTGGTGATCTGGATCGGCTATCTTCAATGGATGGAGGGCAACGGTTTCAACGCGCCCCGCGATCCGATCCTGGAGCCGATCACCAGCATTGAGAATCGCGACGCGATCCTGGCTTGGGCAGACGAGAATGGCGAGCCGCTCGCTGTGTGGCGAAAGGGGGCACGGTGCACTGGGCGTGCAGATTGGCCGGCTAGCCACTGCATCATCGGCAATCCTCCATTCCTCGGATCCAAGCTGTTTCGTCAACACGGCCTGCCCGACGACTACATCGCAGCGATGTACGATCAGTACGACATCCCCAAAACCTCCGACCTATGCTGCTACTGGTTCGAGCAGGCCCGACACCTGCTCGAATGGGCAAAGAAACGCTACGGCGAAGGTGCCTATGGCAAAGGTCCGTATGGTGGTGTTCACCCGAACCTGAAGATTGGCCTGCTCGCAACCCAAGGCATCCGTGGTGGGGCCAACCGCAAGGTGCTCGAACGCATCAAGCAGACTGGCGACATCTTCATGGCATGGGCGGATCGTGACTGGATACTCGATGGAGCATACGTGCATGTCTCGATCGTTGGGTTCAACGCCGAACCGGCCGATCATCCCGTACTTAACGGCGAGCCTGTCGATTCGATCAACTCAGACCTGACAGCGGGACTACAACTCCGTGAAGCGAAACCACTTCCAGAGAACAAGCGGGTGGCGTTTATGGCAGACACGAAAGGAGGTTCATTCGAGGCAGAATGGGCAAAGTTTCGCCCACTGCTCGCCACTCCGAACCCGCATGGGAAGTCTAATGCGCAGGTCATGCGTCCTTGGGTGAATGGTCGTGACATCATGCAGCGACCGCGTGGTCAATGGATTATCGACTTTGGCGTGCACATGAAGCACGATGAGGCGGCCGAGTTCGAAGCTCCTTTCGAATATCTTCTTCAGCACGTCTACCCCATCCGCAAAGACAACCGTCGCCCCGTCTACGCGAAGTACTGGTGGAGGCATGTTGAACCTCGTCCTGCGATGCTTCAGCAGATGCAGGGACTCGATCGTGTTCTAGTGACGGTGATCACCTCGAAGCATCGTGTCTTTACATGGCTGGATGTTGCCACGCTGCCGGATCACAAGCTGATTGTGTTCACGCGGTCGGACGATTATCTCATGGGTGTGCTGCACTCTGCCGTCCATGAAGCGTGGACGCGAGGCACTGGTGGCCAAGTTCGCGAGGTCACATCTGGCTTTAGTTACACGCCCACCTCCTGCTTTGAGACCTTCCCACTGCCCTGGCCGCCGGGCCATGAGCCGGCGGACCACCCGGCATGGCAACGCATCAGCGAGGCCGCCAAGGCCCTGCACGAACAGCGTGAGCGATGGCTGAACCCGCCGGAGTGGATCAAGCCGATCGCCGACCAGGTGGATGCCGAGGATGACTTTGCTGATGTGGCCGCCGCCTCCGGCGAGGACGCCCGGCGGCTGATCCGCGAGTCCGCCATCCAGGCCCGCGCCGCCAAGGACCCACGTCTTAAGAAACGCACGCTCACCAACCTGTACAACGAGCGGCCCACCTGGCTCAAGCTCGCCCACGAGCAACTCGACCGAGCCGTACTGGCCGCCTACGCCGCCACCGACCCGGATGGCGGCTGGTGCGAGGACTGGGCCGAGGTGTGGAAAGATGCCGGTGCCGGCCAGCCGCTGCCCGAGGGGCACGAGTTGATGGGGCGGCGGGCAGAAGTGGATCAGCAGGTGCTGGGAAACCTACTTCGGTTGAATCAGAAGCATACATGA
- a CDS encoding multiprotein-bridging factor 1 family protein, with product MTESLHHPAYRNITEAVKAMRHAAGLSQRDLAAKLGRELSFVSRLEQGQRRLDLLEWVWVCEALGRDPIEEGKAVLAKLRSKNTRR from the coding sequence ATGACGGAATCACTCCACCACCCCGCGTACCGAAACATTACCGAAGCCGTGAAAGCAATGCGTCACGCGGCCGGCCTTTCCCAGCGGGATCTTGCGGCAAAACTGGGGAGAGAATTGAGTTTCGTAAGCCGTTTGGAGCAGGGACAGCGCCGGCTCGATCTGCTGGAATGGGTGTGGGTCTGTGAGGCGCTCGGACGTGACCCAATAGAAGAGGGCAAAGCAGTGCTGGCCAAGCTACGGTCGAAGAACACGAGACGGTGA
- a CDS encoding zinc-ribbon domain-containing protein: MKVTCPNCDKSYQLADHLAGRRVKCKTCQHVFVAQAEMAAVAVPAPVSFQAESEPVKAPAGPTTTPREYYDQLPWYRKGHIMSPLVVIGLLMCGYGWIPIVVALWTGPIYHYPKLDASELREWPAWNKYVFAGVLVLVLILTFARLVDGVIHGGT, from the coding sequence ATGAAGGTCACCTGCCCCAATTGCGACAAGAGCTATCAGCTGGCGGACCATCTGGCGGGCCGGCGCGTCAAGTGCAAGACGTGTCAGCACGTGTTTGTTGCTCAGGCTGAGATGGCGGCTGTCGCCGTTCCAGCGCCGGTCAGCTTTCAGGCAGAATCAGAACCAGTGAAGGCTCCGGCGGGGCCGACAACCACTCCTCGCGAGTATTACGACCAACTCCCATGGTACCGCAAGGGGCACATCATGAGTCCGCTTGTCGTGATCGGCCTACTCATGTGCGGATATGGATGGATCCCGATCGTGGTGGCACTATGGACCGGACCGATTTACCACTACCCGAAACTGGATGCCAGCGAATTGCGAGAGTGGCCTGCGTGGAACAAGTACGTTTTCGCGGGAGTGCTGGTGCTTGTGTTGATCCTTACGTTCGCGCGGCTGGTCGACGGGGTGATCCACGGAGGTACGTAG
- a CDS encoding helix-turn-helix domain-containing protein: MTVNPSDLPNRVLAARQQCGMTQAELAEAAGLQQSVIAQIEGGRRKPSFDNLRRLALALHVSADHLLGLDEDSTSSPPAIAAIMRIIRDLPDDDLELLSAMAETMRKRTQKKRGSTRR; encoded by the coding sequence ATGACTGTCAACCCCTCCGATTTGCCAAACCGTGTTCTGGCCGCACGGCAACAATGTGGCATGACGCAAGCAGAGCTTGCCGAAGCGGCCGGCCTCCAGCAGAGTGTCATCGCGCAGATCGAGGGCGGTCGACGTAAGCCTTCGTTTGACAACCTGCGACGCCTTGCCCTCGCCCTCCACGTCTCCGCTGACCACCTGCTGGGGCTGGACGAGGATTCAACCTCCAGCCCCCCGGCGATAGCAGCCATCATGCGCATCATTCGCGATCTGCCCGACGATGATCTCGAACTTCTGAGCGCCATGGCCGAAACCATGCGGAAACGGACGCAAAAAAAACGTGGCAGTACTCGGCGATGA
- a CDS encoding tyrosine-type recombinase/integrase, translated as MNTATHWKVDVTKILCRSEITTVLADLKRKEPRSVNTRQNLIIFRLSTCCGLRASEIVGLNLGDLRVGVTRPYINVRRTIAKGDKARRVPLWWDAGTLADLEAWKVHRQANGASAGDPLICTQCRGNEGKRLDRFNLRKRFLAACSCLGDDRVADLTIHHGRHSFVSHALAGGRSLAEVRDAAGHSNVAITSIYTHVAVDDEGETGHLFVF; from the coding sequence ATGAACACGGCTACGCATTGGAAGGTGGACGTCACTAAAATCCTCTGCCGCTCAGAAATCACCACGGTCCTGGCCGACCTGAAGCGGAAAGAACCCCGATCAGTGAACACGCGACAGAACTTGATCATCTTCCGGCTGTCCACCTGCTGCGGCCTGCGGGCCTCGGAGATCGTCGGGCTGAACCTCGGTGATCTGCGGGTGGGCGTGACGCGTCCCTACATCAATGTACGCAGGACGATTGCCAAGGGCGACAAGGCACGCCGGGTCCCGCTGTGGTGGGACGCCGGCACACTCGCGGACCTCGAGGCGTGGAAAGTGCATCGGCAGGCGAACGGTGCATCCGCAGGCGATCCGCTGATCTGCACCCAGTGTCGCGGCAACGAAGGCAAGCGGCTGGATCGGTTCAACCTTCGCAAGCGCTTCCTCGCCGCGTGCAGTTGTCTCGGTGACGATCGCGTGGCTGACCTGACCATCCATCACGGCCGGCACAGCTTCGTCTCCCACGCTCTGGCAGGCGGTCGCTCACTGGCCGAGGTGCGGGATGCGGCCGGCCACAGCAATGTGGCGATCACCTCGATCTACACCCATGTGGCGGTGGACGACGAAGGTGAAACGGGACACCTGTTCGTCTTCTGA
- a CDS encoding acyl-ACP desaturase, producing MNRYEAPSSESQREVLTGLTETVRKSLSLLIPPEKSWQPTDYLPDLTAPDWHEQLAEFREPAKGLSDEVLVVLVGDMVTEEALPSYSVSLNIIAQDFEGTSDAPWARWLRGWTAEENRHGDLLNAFLRLTGRVEMKSVELTVHHLLNNGFNPRVHPDLYAGLVYTAFQERATKISHNNVGKLAAAEGNVALGNICRRIAGDEARHEMFYTRMMSAVLEQDPAGGTITAGNMLRRIIAMYDGKDPDLFDHFSVVAQRLGVYTVRDYASIVRHLVDTWGIANLPLTGKAARAQTFLCQHAERVELQADRVAERIAQEPRIRFSWIHDRLA from the coding sequence ATGAACCGCTACGAAGCCCCATCTTCCGAGTCGCAGCGCGAGGTCCTCACGGGTCTGACGGAGACGGTCAGGAAGAGCCTTTCTCTGCTGATCCCACCCGAGAAATCGTGGCAGCCGACCGACTACCTGCCCGACCTGACTGCTCCGGACTGGCACGAGCAGTTGGCCGAGTTTCGCGAGCCAGCCAAGGGCCTGTCCGACGAGGTGCTCGTCGTGCTCGTGGGCGACATGGTCACCGAAGAGGCGCTGCCCAGCTACTCGGTGTCACTGAACATCATTGCCCAGGATTTCGAGGGCACAAGCGATGCCCCGTGGGCCCGCTGGCTGCGCGGGTGGACTGCCGAGGAGAACCGCCACGGCGACCTGCTCAACGCCTTCCTCCGCCTCACCGGCCGAGTCGAGATGAAGTCGGTCGAGCTCACGGTCCACCACCTGCTCAACAACGGCTTCAACCCGCGGGTGCACCCCGATCTCTACGCGGGCCTGGTCTACACCGCCTTTCAGGAGCGAGCGACCAAGATCTCGCACAACAACGTCGGCAAGCTCGCCGCCGCCGAGGGCAACGTCGCCCTGGGCAACATCTGCCGACGCATCGCCGGCGACGAGGCCCGTCACGAAATGTTCTACACCCGCATGATGAGCGCGGTGCTGGAGCAAGACCCAGCGGGCGGCACGATCACCGCTGGGAACATGCTGCGGCGCATCATCGCCATGTATGACGGCAAAGATCCCGACCTGTTCGACCACTTCTCCGTGGTCGCCCAACGGCTCGGCGTCTACACCGTGCGTGACTACGCCAGCATCGTCCGCCATCTTGTGGACACATGGGGCATTGCCAATCTGCCATTGACGGGCAAGGCGGCGCGGGCCCAGACCTTTCTCTGCCAGCACGCCGAGCGCGTCGAGTTGCAGGCGGACAGGGTCGCCGAACGCATTGCGCAGGAGCCGCGCATTCGCTTCAGTTGGATCCACGATCGGTTGGCGTGA
- a CDS encoding class I SAM-dependent methyltransferase: protein MAEKLAFGVEPSKRRYHLRLARYPGMVDAVRAFREKLATNDDADRSLALLDIGAAQGRTLKYLKAAGLDEGITFHGMDNEPKATNRIFEADRWHYRMHDAEQGLPYEDGAFDIVICEQVLEHLHRADFVLSEIGRVLRPGGIAILGVPSFPPGLAAVRRHIVPHLDRLTDRHRGHVQVFTQQSFVKLIRQTTDLEVERVQAFRCISGGVLAPLENLEWWYRLNRRAATALSHLAIEIQVIARQPTAEASEAVADPSRRRRLFGDDDARQPAASRLAGVISLNWQRMRDRLVNTSTSSAVLGIVLTLLAVTISTVLLSDQTSRWLYADGTGVFEKISVWLWLGLGVSLVALWRTMAWWRVAALAGTCLLAGVIEGRWYQTWHEQGSAIIAVGVVLGLATLMVLFHLLRQSRGLREGWVQVLLIVLAAMGIAEAFDQMPGFLHASFGIVVDGTAYHILRAGEEGLELLLPVLLGVAALAWAHAQASRHAVAESSAKGS, encoded by the coding sequence ATGGCTGAAAAACTTGCATTCGGTGTTGAACCCTCGAAGCGGCGATACCACCTGCGACTTGCGCGTTACCCCGGCATGGTGGATGCGGTGCGGGCTTTTCGCGAAAAACTGGCGACCAATGACGATGCCGATCGGTCGTTGGCACTGCTGGACATCGGCGCTGCTCAAGGGCGAACGCTGAAGTACCTCAAGGCGGCGGGCCTGGACGAAGGCATCACCTTCCACGGCATGGACAACGAGCCCAAGGCGACGAACCGCATCTTCGAAGCCGATCGCTGGCACTACCGTATGCACGATGCCGAGCAGGGCCTGCCCTACGAGGATGGTGCGTTCGACATCGTGATCTGCGAGCAGGTGCTTGAGCATCTGCACCGGGCGGACTTCGTGCTTTCGGAGATCGGCCGGGTGCTGCGGCCCGGCGGCATCGCCATCCTGGGCGTGCCGAGTTTCCCGCCCGGCCTCGCGGCCGTGCGACGCCACATCGTGCCGCACCTGGATCGGCTGACCGACCGCCATCGCGGTCACGTGCAGGTGTTCACCCAGCAATCATTCGTCAAGCTGATCCGCCAGACGACTGATCTTGAAGTCGAACGCGTGCAGGCGTTCCGCTGCATCTCCGGCGGGGTTCTCGCACCACTGGAAAACCTGGAATGGTGGTACCGGCTCAACCGCCGCGCCGCGACAGCCCTGTCGCACTTGGCGATCGAAATCCAGGTGATTGCCCGCCAGCCCACGGCCGAGGCGTCCGAAGCCGTGGCCGACCCGTCCCGTCGCCGCCGACTGTTTGGGGACGACGATGCGCGACAGCCGGCGGCCTCGCGACTGGCCGGCGTGATCAGCCTCAACTGGCAACGGATGCGGGATCGACTCGTCAACACGTCCACAAGCTCGGCAGTGCTGGGGATTGTGCTGACGTTGCTGGCGGTGACGATTTCGACGGTGCTGCTGAGCGACCAGACCAGCCGATGGCTGTACGCGGATGGTACGGGCGTCTTTGAAAAAATCAGCGTCTGGCTATGGCTGGGGCTGGGTGTGAGCCTGGTCGCCCTGTGGCGGACGATGGCCTGGTGGCGTGTGGCCGCATTGGCTGGCACGTGCCTCTTGGCCGGGGTGATCGAAGGTCGGTGGTATCAGACATGGCACGAACAGGGTAGCGCGATCATCGCCGTCGGGGTGGTCCTCGGCCTGGCAACCCTGATGGTGCTGTTCCATCTACTACGCCAGAGCCGAGGGCTGCGCGAAGGCTGGGTACAGGTGTTGCTCATTGTGCTGGCGGCAATGGGCATCGCCGAGGCCTTCGACCAGATGCCGGGCTTCCTGCACGCGTCGTTCGGCATCGTCGTGGACGGCACGGCATACCACATTCTGCGTGCCGGCGAAGAAGGCCTGGAACTGCTGTTGCCCGTCCTGCTCGGTGTCGCAGCGCTGGCATGGGCTCATGCACAGGCAAGCAGGCATGCCGTTGCCGAGTCATCCGCCAAGGGATCGTAA
- a CDS encoding PGPGW domain-containing protein, with the protein MLAWLEEYEALLWSLTALSVFMFVATLIAMPLLIARLPADYFTRRPVRDWPTRHPAVHLLLVVAKNALGLVLLLAGLAMLVLPGQGLLTIFVAIMLLDFPRKRDLERWLIRRRPIFRAANWIRAKRHRPPLELPEAHREKRR; encoded by the coding sequence TTGCTTGCCTGGCTGGAAGAATACGAAGCGTTGCTCTGGTCGCTGACGGCGTTAAGCGTCTTCATGTTCGTCGCTACGTTGATCGCGATGCCGCTGCTGATTGCGCGTTTGCCGGCGGACTACTTCACCCGCCGGCCGGTGCGGGACTGGCCCACGCGTCATCCGGCGGTGCACCTGCTGCTCGTGGTGGCCAAGAACGCGCTTGGGCTGGTGCTGCTGCTGGCGGGGCTGGCGATGCTGGTGCTGCCCGGGCAGGGGTTGTTAACGATCTTCGTGGCGATCATGCTGCTGGACTTTCCGCGCAAGCGCGATCTGGAGCGCTGGCTGATCCGCCGACGGCCGATCTTTCGCGCCGCAAACTGGATTCGCGCCAAGCGTCACCGGCCGCCGCTGGAACTGCCTGAAGCGCATCGGGAGAAGCGACGGTGA